cggcggctgtagatgctcttatggcTCATAATCTTGCAAAGAGAACCATCTCCAGTACAATTCTGGCAAAGAAAGCCATTTCCAAAAAGAATTCCTTATAACTGTAGCTTTCTTTGCAGCAAAGGCTCAAGGTGTAAATTCAAAATGGCTTTTGAAGCCATCTCGTTTCCTAGAGGAGTTTCCTCTGTACACGGCCTTGGTTGCTAATAGTAATATAAGTACACTCAACTGAGAGCTCCCAAAAAGGAAGTAATAATTAGTTACATTTTTTTATTTAATGTGGTACTCCTGCATTTTATACAAAGAAGAATGATGTATTATGGACCAAACACATATAATGACGACGCATGTAGTGCACCTGCAACGGTAGCTTGCAATGCAGCATGTCTCGAAGAAGTGAAGGACCTGTGGTGCTCTATACAGCAAGAGGACTAGCTCCGGCAAACCCATGTACTACTAAAAGAAATCTGATATCTTCAGTTCAGACGCGTCAGCCTTACTGACGCGCAGCGCAGCGCAGTGCACGGTGAGCGCAGCTCGCTGAGAAACCCAGCCCGTCGGCGCACGTACGATCGTGTGGCGGCCTAGGACGTGTTGCTGCCGGCGGCTGGGCTCATGTAGACGACGTGCTGCAGGGGCCTCGCCGGCGTGGAGGAGCAGGACATGGAGGGGCTCTTCTTCACGATGGGGATGAGCGACTGCACCACGTCCGTCATCAGCGGCCGGTACTCCGCCTTGGTCTGTATGCACATCGCCGCGATCGCCGCCACCTGCACGCACGCGTCCACGATACAAAAAGGAAGAAGCTCAGAGCTGCACATCCATGGTGGAAATCGATCGATCATGAACGGAGGGGGCGCTGGTCACCCACCTGGATGAGATCCTTGACGGCGAACTGGCCCTTCAGGGCCGGGTCCACCATCTGCACGAGCCTCTCGCGGTTCGTCAGCCGTGGAAGAGCCTGTTATCACAACGCACGCACAGGAGTCATTTGCCATTGATTTCCACGTCATGAGAGCCAGACATAAcgactgagacttagcaagacCGATGATATAATGGCATGCAGATTTGGCGATGTTTCAGGGCGCCCCCAGCTGCTTACACAAAAAAGGGGTTCTATTATGCTCGTGTCCCCTGCTTCCGTTGCAAGCAAGCGAACCAGAGCGCCACGTATGTTTGTGTTGTGTTGTGTTGTTGGTCCTAATCTCGCTACTGTCACTATTATTGTGTATGTAATCCCCCCCTGCAGTTATGCTGTGTGTCGAACATCTATCTCGGTGACCACATGGTTGCCGCCGATTGTACGGGTCCTAGGTGGCTAAGACAAACCACATGATGAACGGTACGCTGCTGAACAGTGTGGTGAGTTGTGCACTGACCCATGAAACCAGGACGTGCTGTCCCGGCGGCCGCTGCGTGTCCACCGGCACCCGGCCCGTCagcagctccaggagcaccaccCCGTAGCTGTACACGTCCGACTTGGTCGTCAGCTTCCCCGTCGACGCGTACCTGCAATGCAAACCAGTAACAACAGCATCATCAGCCATGGATCTTCATCTTGTTAACCAGAAGCTGGGAGATTCGTTTACATACTCTGGCGCGAGGTAGCCGGTGGTGCCGAGGACGCGGGTGACGACCTGGCCGTTGGCCTTGTTGGAGCCGACCTTGGCGGTGCCAAAGTCAGAGACGCGGGCGCGGTAGTTGTGGTCGAGGAGGACGTTGCTGCAGTTGAAGTCGCGGTGGATGACGGCGGGGGAGGTGTGCTCGTGGAGGAACTCCAGCGCGCGGGCGCAGTCCAGCGCGATGCCCAGCCGCGTCTGCCAGTCCAGCGTCGGCCTCGCGTCCCGCTGCTCCCCAGCGGCCACGTCGACGGCGGGGATGACGGGGTGCAGGTGGCCCTTGAGGCTGCCGTTGGGCATGAACTCGAACACCAGCAGCCGGTGGCTCTGGTCCGCGCAGTACCCCAGCAGGCCCACCAGGTGCGGCGAGTGCATCCGGCTCAGCAGGTCCACCTGTAATAAACCGTAACCAAATGATTGATGATTGCATGGCTCGATCAGCACTCTGATCATTATTGATGTGATGGGGTTACACCAAATCCGGAAAACAAAAGTTAATGCCTTGAACAGGCTTAGTTAAGATACCTATTTTGCAGGTATAAACATGGAGAGAGTGCAAAAGAAGCAAGAGCGTCGACCCGCACACGCatagtcacacacacacacacacacgtgggTGCCGTTGTCTTGGATTCATCAATGAAATCGGGCGAGCAGAGAGCGAGTGCAGAATGAATCGACTCTGCATAGCACTCAGGTGCCAGTCAGCTAGGCAGTAGCCACCGTGCGCCCCTGGACTTTTGCCGCTGCTCTAGAAGATGGCCAGGCTAGCTAGGCAATTAAACCGCATGGACCGGCGCAGAAGGTGTCAGTCAGGTTCTTCATCTTGAATGGTGTGGATCCGGGATCTTCAAGCAACCGGCCGCAGACGAGCATATGCATATCATATGCATTGCACTGCCCGTGAACGAACTAGACCCACAAACGCTGTTGCAGACAACAGACCATCTACCCCGCAGAAGAAAAAAGACAATAGATCATCCAATTCTACACGTGATGTTAAAATACAGCGTAGTCAATTCTACACGGCGCAGTGAACTGCGATAGGAGCGTCCAATCTTCCCACAGGAAACTGAATATGCCAGTCCAGTCCAAAATATGGTTTGGCCGATGAGACAAGGCTACAAGAGACTGTGTCGAGCTGGGTTTTCAGAAGCTAACCAACTTGATTAGATTAGCCCGTGATGTGACTGTGAGCCCAGGCTAGGCTCGCTACACTTGTCTGAAATGATTCAGCGAGCCAGGACGATAAGACCACGGTTTGGTAGCAGGCTCACGTAGTAGTACCACAAGGGCGGTGAGTGACCTCTCCTGcctccctcgcaaaaaaaaaaaaaagacctCTCCTGCCTgaatggcaagggcaagggcacgGCGCGACCCTCCAGCTCGATCGGGAAGCAAGGGACCCTTTTTCCCGTGGCGCGGCAAGTTGCGCATGATCCGCCAAACAAACGTACTAGGAGGCAGGCACCGGCACCGCACCGCTATTCTGCCGCGGTTTCGCCTTGCTGACCCCGCAACACACCCGCTGCTCATTCTGCTGATGCTGGTGGTGATGCGTCTCTCTCACTCCCCCAACTAAAGACAACACCAACAGTCTGTCACcaacgcccgcccgcccgcccgcccgtggCCACGGAATGACCCAACCAGAATGCGTACTTGGAtgccttccttcccttccctggtTACGTACGCGTGCCACAAGCTCCCCCGACCCGTGCATGATCCATCCCAGTCCCAGGCGCTCGTCAAcaacaaacagcagcaacaaccacGTACCCCGACGAACCACCCCctctctactgctgctgctggttcaATTGCGTGTAGAAACTGAACTTAAGGTTGGTACGCGAAACAAAGGCGGCGTGCGTGCGCACGCCCGCGCACATGGACATGGACTTGCACCGTTGCACGAGACGTGAGCCGATCGATGTGGATATGCATGCGCAGCTTACCTCGACGCGGAACTCGCGCTCGCCCTGGCGCCGGGGGTCGAGCTGCAGGCGCTTGATGGCGGCCGGGGTGCCGTCGCCGAGCCGGCCGCGGAAGACGACGCCGTACGCGCCCCGCCCCAGCACGTTGCCCTCGCCGAACCCGTCCGTGGCGCGCTCCAGCTCCCGGTACGTGAACACCTGCGCGCCCCGGCTCCGCGGCTGCACCACCGCCAGCCCCAGCGGGCCCAGCCGCCCGCCGTATATGCACCCTGTGCCACACCACCCAAAACCAATCAGCACCAACGTTCTTCGAGGCCACACCGCAGTGGAGTACTGCTGCATTGGTTGGCACGCTTACCTGTGGCGGCGTAGCACCTGCCATTCTGGTAGCCGCGGACGCTGCTGCCGCAGCTGGACGCCGGCGCGCCGGGCTTGTCGCCGTCCACGCTGTCGCCGGCACCCACCAGCCTGAGCTTCGCCCGGCGGGTCAGCACCAGGATGAGCGCCACGGCCACGAGCAGCACCAGCCCTATCGCCAGCGCCGAAAGCGGCAGTATCGCGAAGAGAGGGTTCGACCGGCCGTCGTCGCCGCCGGGCCGGAGGGGCGCCGGCCACGGGGACAGCGGCCAAGGCGCGAGGAGCGCGTCGGCTgcgacgtcggcggcggcgagcggagaAGGTGCCGGCGGCGAGGGACTGAACGCTGCCGCGTCTGCCATCCCCGCCCGAGGATGTCCGGCCGGGTCAGCAGCAGCTCGAGCAAGTGGTGGAGCGGGCGGTGTACAGGGAGATAAAGGAGTAGCCGAAGCGTAGCGTGCTCGCGGAGGGAGATATTATAGGAGGTGAGGAGACGAGGGGCGCACGAGAAGGGTATAGAAGTGGGTATTCTTCTCTGAATCTACCTGAGTCTGAGTGTGGTCTAGCAGTACTTCAATCTACTCCGAGCGCACCCTGCATCCTGCACGCGCGCGCGGTGGGACGAAGCAATGTAACTGCACCTGACACGGGCCGGTAGCTCGCCGGTGCCGCCGATGTGGACGCCCGGGGCGGTAGAATACGGTGTGGTAGCTGGTACGTTTTCCGGTGAATTCACGCGACGCTGGCGTGTGGCCATGGTCGCATCTTCGGACGTGCTCTGGCTTTGTCGCGCGAGGGACCACGCACGAACGAACGTGAACGGCAGGCGCGGGCACGTACGCCGTGGCTTCCGCTGGGATGAACCGGCCGGGTAAAAGCCACTCCACGGATCGGGGGTTGTCTGACAGACGGTGAGTAGATGCGCGCGAGCGTGGCCGCCGGTCCGGGCGGGCAAGGCGCCGAAAAGGAAGAGGACCGGGCTCACCTCACATCACATGCCGCGTGCGGGGATGCGGCCACCGTTAAATTCCCGGCTCGTGAGCGTCGTTTGGTTGTGTCCGTCTTGTGCTGCGCGCGCTCGCCTCGCGCGCACGGGAAGCCCTGCGATGCGAGCCAAGGTGGCAAAAGAGACGCTGGCTGTGGCTGGTCCCGGGTGGGAACGGCGCGCTTAACTCTGCCGTAATACGGACGTCTGACGTCTACAAGTTCCCTCTTCTAATGGTCAGGAGGTCGTACCAGCACCAGTACCACCAGGGTATGTGCACTGCACACGTGAGCTGGTCGTCGTATCATCAGAGGCATAAACGTCTGGCGAGGTAAGATTCGAGAAGCAGCGAGGGTGAACAAAGATGAAAGTAAAaaatcacccgcaaaaaaaaaagaacaaagaTGAAAGCATGGCTGCGTAGATCCACCGAATCGCCTGTCTCAGACgtactgtactactccctccgttcctaaatatttatctttttagagatttcaaatggtctaccatatacgaatgtatatagacatattttagagtgtagatttactcattttgtttcatatgtagttacttgttgaaatctctagaaaaacaaatatttaggaacggagagagtatacgCTTTGCATGCATGCAGCTCCAACAAAGGCGCGCCTGCTTCCAACGAAAAGGTCACGCGACGCCACGTACCACCTAATGTTATTTTGCTGGATTACGAGCATTATCACTCTCCTCGTCCCGTGACAGTATATGTCTTCCCGTGATATTTTTTTTGCGGGTATGTCTTTTTGTGATGACCATCAAGGGTTAGGAATCACGGTagaaagtttttttttgaaaggaacaGACTAGTATTCCTTATGATAACAAACTGGCTAAATCGCCAGCAACGGAGTAGTACAGACTCACGAAAGTTGCCTCACCAGATCTCACATAGGCCGCTCCCCACACTATGACCATATGCAGCTATAGTGTGTGCTGCATTATTACAAGCTTTAGGACATTCATTCAGTTTAACATCATTAAAAGCTACATTCAGTTGGAATTTTATCTCCTAAAACAAAGAACCTAGAGCTAATCTATCACACTCCTGGCTTGTTATAGCATGCTTCAACTCCATAGAGTCCATTTCAAAAATTACATGATTAGTTCCCATGCTTTACGTTGCATTGATTGCATACAACATTGTCGGGGCTTTGGAACGGGGGGCTACCCAGGCCCGTCTGCCTGCGGCCCATCGCTCGGCGTCGTCAAAGGCCCGGTGCGGCCCAGCACCAAGGCTTAACgggcaagaccctcgcgagggcccccacCTCGTGAGGCGAACAACGTCAAGGCCTCTCGAGGGCCTCCCGCAGGGCGGTCTCCCGAGGCTACCTCCTGAGGCCCCTCGCGGGGCCGACATCTCTAGACTCGCCACCCCGCCTCACGAGGCACATGGGTGACGTGAGCCACGATGGGCggagccaggagggcgccagcgggcgcatgaAAGGacactttcctctttggtgctaaggaggcaaagaCGTACACGGGTTCCCGAGGAATCCCCCCAAAGGTTGCctttctggtgcaacga
This DNA window, taken from Triticum aestivum cultivar Chinese Spring chromosome 1D, IWGSC CS RefSeq v2.1, whole genome shotgun sequence, encodes the following:
- the LOC123181934 gene encoding probable serine/threonine-protein kinase PBL7; the encoded protein is MADAAAFSPSPPAPSPLAAADVAADALLAPWPLSPWPAPLRPGGDDGRSNPLFAILPLSALAIGLVLLVAVALILVLTRRAKLRLVGAGDSVDGDKPGAPASSCGSSVRGYQNGRCYAATGCIYGGRLGPLGLAVVQPRSRGAQVFTYRELERATDGFGEGNVLGRGAYGVVFRGRLGDGTPAAIKRLQLDPRRQGEREFRVEVDLLSRMHSPHLVGLLGYCADQSHRLLVFEFMPNGSLKGHLHPVIPAVDVAAGEQRDARPTLDWQTRLGIALDCARALEFLHEHTSPAVIHRDFNCSNVLLDHNYRARVSDFGTAKVGSNKANGQVVTRVLGTTGYLAPEYASTGKLTTKSDVYSYGVVLLELLTGRVPVDTQRPPGQHVLVSWALPRLTNRERLVQMVDPALKGQFAVKDLIQVAAIAAMCIQTKAEYRPLMTDVVQSLIPIVKKSPSMSCSSTPARPLQHVVYMSPAAGSNTS